The following is a genomic window from Candidatus Eremiobacterota bacterium.
GCTGCGGCTCGACCGCAGCATCAGCTGCGCCCAGCTCGCCAACCGCGTCGGCGTGACCGAAGGAGCGATCCGCCAGATGGAGAGCGGTCAGACGAAGATGGCCAGCTTCGTGATCGGGCTGCGGCTCGCCAAGGAGCTCGGGACCGATCCGTGGTTCCTCGCCAACGGCGTCGCCGACGGCGACGAGCCGAAGACGGGCGCCGACGCGCTGGCGCTCCGCGTCGCCGCGCTGGAGCAGAGGCTCTCGTCGATCGACGAGCCGCGCCTGCGCGAGTAGTGGGTTCGGCTGCGCCGAACCCGTCGCGTTCGGGCTTCGCCCGATCCGCACGGTTTAACGCGGCGTCATCCCCTCGAAGGCGATCGTCACGACGGCGTGCGCGATCGCCTCGCGGGTGAGCGAGCCGGCGCGGTACCACTCGACGACCGAGTTCGACATCCCGAAGATCAGCCGCGCGACCAGCCGCGGGTCGAGGTCCGTGCGGACGTCGCCGTCGCGC
Proteins encoded in this region:
- a CDS encoding helix-turn-helix transcriptional regulator yields the protein LRLDRSISCAQLANRVGVTEGAIRQMESGQTKMASFVIGLRLAKELGTDPWFLANGVADGDEPKTGADALALRVAALEQRLSSIDEPRLRE